The Lycium ferocissimum isolate CSIRO_LF1 unplaced genomic scaffold, AGI_CSIRO_Lferr_CH_V1 ctg122, whole genome shotgun sequence genome contains a region encoding:
- the LOC132041894 gene encoding uncharacterized protein LOC132041894, with the protein MNEGMHAGNRSVVLVNEAFIRVQHEMDDLRGQLDAQGRETEKYKHLLREKEEDLGRAAVLANLRPELDAAKDENRRLKSELAAMTDYNRSLEAEKIGLSRDKAQFSSRLDELETTISQLRGELDLVKADATGLAERNRLLESDTALYKERMRVLEEKAEERSRICEGLKAELGAAASANDVLKAELEAAIHMRNVAVANRAELEAKLAKVEADLEEAWKGVEAAEAHTAIVAEYEK; encoded by the exons ATGAACGAAGGCATGCACGCGGGCAACCGG AGTGTGGTACTGGTCAACGAGGCCTTCATCCGGGTCCAACACGAGATGGACGATCTTCGAGGCCAACTAGATGCCCAAGGCCGAGAAACGGAGAAATATAAGCATCTCCTCCGAGAGAAAGAGGAAGATTTGGGTCGGGCGGCCGTTCTTGCCAACCTTCGTCCCGAGCTCGATGCGGCCAAGGACGAAAATCGTCGCTTGAAGAGTGAATTGGCCGCCATGACCGATTATAATCGAAGCCTCGAAGCTGAGAAGATTGGCCTTAGCCGAGACAAAGCCCAATTCTCGTCGAGGCTGGACGAGCTGGAGACCACCATATCCCAACTCCGGGGGGAACTGGATTTGGTGAAGGCCGATGCAACGGGCCTAGCCGAGAGGAACCGGCTACTGGAATCTGATACCGCTCTGTACAAAGAACGCATGAGAGTTCTCGAAGAGAAAGCGGAGGAGCGGTCTCGGATATGTGAGGGCTTAAAAGCCGAGCTGGGGGCGGCGGCCAGTGCCAATGATGTTCTCAAGGCCGAGCTAGAAGCTGCTATTCACATGCGGAATGTTGCTGTGGCAAACCGGGCCGAGCTGGAGGCTAAGTTGGCTAAAGTCGAGGCTGATTTGGAAGAAGCCTGGAAAGGCGTGGAAGCGGCCGAGGCTCATACTGCCATTGTCGCCGAGTACGAGAAGTGA